The genomic window TGCCGCTTGCTCGCAATCACCTCGATGTAGGCCTCCCAATAGTCGGTGTAGACTTTGGCACACTGTCTGTACACCCCAGGAATTGACTGCCATAAGGCGATCGCCGATTCTCTGGAGCGGTCGCCGATAGGACAGCCGATGATCTCTCGGGTATCTGCATCGATTGCCAGCCAGACCCACTGCTTGTTGCCTTTGTTGTCGACAAATGACCAGAGTTCATCCATCTGCACGTTCAGCTTGCCTTTGGTTTTGGGGACGACGTCTACCGCTTTTGGCACAGCTTCGTAGCAAG from Leptolyngbya sp. CCY15150 includes these protein-coding regions:
- a CDS encoding IS1 family transposase: CYEAVPKAVDVVPKTKGKLNVQMDELWSFVDNKGNKQWVWLAIDADTREIIGCPIGDRSRESAIALWQSIPGVYRQCAKVYTDYWEAYIEVIASKR